The Medicago truncatula cultivar Jemalong A17 chromosome 4, MtrunA17r5.0-ANR, whole genome shotgun sequence genome includes a region encoding these proteins:
- the LOC11410837 gene encoding uncharacterized protein DDB_G0271670 — protein MATNSVQEKWNNPREELDEDEEALSLCDLPLSHKKPTKEEHSHVNEKQEEFNFNSWVGLLSTEPKMCVADEVFFQGQILPSRASFSSQAGLLTTTGSQFQRDDDHDHGKQFNFKFNHCKSKHESFNEFRSNSSTSQNSTTSSSTSSTTTPIVSVSKSKVRNQFHTHPSPKPQLKSSCPRKSISQSRKSSVWEIFRLGVVPTPEIGLQDLKVRSSSSNKNCVSRNSSSSSSNNSTFNDKSGKMSKKNENGDKSNHVLKNLVGIRGGLLSGCDCSIETVIKSGYKTENTTKHAVKEKVEWKKQKQRQKQGKKVMSRRRTFEWLKELHASHADEEALLSNSS, from the coding sequence ATGGCGACAAATAGTGTCCAAGAAAAATGGAACAACCCAAGAGAAGAActagatgaagatgaagaagcattGTCACTATGTGATCTCCCATTATCTCATAAAAAACCAACCAAAGAAGAACATTCTCATGTCAATGAAAAACAAGAAgaattcaattttaattcatgGGTTGGTCTCTTATCAACAGAACCAAAAATGTGTGTAGCAGATGAAGTTTTCTTCCAAGGCCAAATTCTTCCATCACGTGCCTCATTCAGCTCCCAAGCTGGTTTATTAACCACAACTGGATCACAATTCCAACGTGATGATGATCATGATCATGGTAAgcaattcaatttcaaattcaatcattgCAAATCAAAGCATGAATCTTTCAACGAGTTTCGTAGCAATAGTAGTACAAGTCAAAACTCAACCACATCAAGTAGTACTAGTTCTACAACAACACCAATAGTTTCGGTTTCGAAATCCAAAGTTAGAAACCAATTTCACACACATCCAAGTCCAAAACCTCAGTTAAAATCGTCTTGTCCAAGAAAATCTATATCTCAAAGTAGAAAATCATCGGTTTGGGAAATTTTCCGTTTAGGTGTTGTCCCTACTCCAGAAATAGGATTGCAAGACCTCAAGGTtcgtagtagtagtagtaataaAAATTGTGTCAGTCGCAATAGTAGTAGCAGTAGTAGTAATAATAGCACTTTTAATGATAAAAGTGGCAAAATGAGTAAGAAGAACGAAAATGGTGATAAGAGCAATCATGTTTTGAAAAACTTAGTTGGTATACGAGGTGGTTTGTTGAGTGGTTGTGATTGTTCTATTGAAACGGTAATCAAAAGTGGATACAAGACAGAAAATACGACGAAGCACGCTGTGAAAGAAAAAGTGGAGTGgaagaaacaaaagcaaaggcaaaAGCAAGGGAAAAAGGTTATGTCACGTCGTAGAACATTTGAATGGCTTAAAGAGTTACATGCAAGTCATGCTGATGAAGAGGCTTTATTATCAAACTCATCATGA
- the LOC11410426 gene encoding uncharacterized protein, with the protein MEKQTEKETKPTTTNEASKGNIEGLPLQDSPYLKYEDLEDYKRQGYGTQGHQQPQPGRGAGATEAPTLSGANVSSEAKFNAANAVNSKGVP; encoded by the coding sequence ATGGAGAAACAAACAGAGAAGGagacaaaaccaacaacaacaaatgaaGCAAGTAAAGGAAACATTGAAGGGCTTCCATTACAGGACAGTCCCTACCTGAAATATGAAGATTTGGAAGATTATAAGCGTCAAGGATATGGCACACAAGGTCACCAACAACCACAGCCAGGTCGTGGAGCTGGTGCCACAGAGGCACCAACTCTTTCTGGTGCTAATGTTTCCTCTGAGGCTAAATTCAATGCTGCTAATGCTGTTAATAGCAAAGGAGTTCCATAA
- the LOC11410429 gene encoding subtilisin-like protease SBT1.7 gives MKFSFHRSFPTAILVLFMGLCDASSSLKSTYIVHMAKSEMPESFEHHTLWYESSLQSVSDSAEMMYTYENAIHGFSTRLTPEEARLLESQTGILAVLPEVKYELHTTRTPQFLGLDKSADMFPESSSGNEVVVGVLDTGVWPESKSFNDAGFGPIPTTWKGACESGTNFTAANCNKKLIGARFFSKGVEAMLGPIDETTESKSPRDDDGHGTHTSSTAAGSVVPDASLFGYASGTARGMATRARVAVYKVCWKGGCFSSDILAAIDKAISDNVNVLSLSLGGGMSDYFRDSVAIGAFSAMEKGILVSCSAGNAGPSAYSLSNVAPWITTVGAGTLDRDFPASVSLGNGLNYSGVSLYRGNALPESPLPLIYAGNATNATNGNLCMTGTLSPELVAGKIVLCDRGMNARVQKGAVVKAAGGLGMVLSNTAANGEELVADTHLLPATAVGEREGNAIKKYLFSEAKPTVKIVFQGTKVGVEPSPVVAAFSSRGPNSITPQILKPDLIAPGVNILAGWSKAVGPTGLAVDERRVDFNIISGTSMSCPHVSGLAALIKSAHPDWSPAAVRSALMTTAYIAYKNGNKLQDSATGKSSTPFDHGSGHVDPVAALNPGLVYDLTADDYLGFLCALNYTATQITSLARRKFQCDAGKKYSVSDLNYPSFAVVFDTMGGANVVKHTRILTNVGPAGTYKASVTSDSKNVKITVEPEELSFKANEKKSFTVTFTSSGSTPQKLNGFGRLEWTNGKNVVGSPISISWD, from the coding sequence ATGAAGTTCTCATTTCATAGATCTTTCCCTACAGCAATCTTGGTTTTGTTTATGGGTCTATGTGATGCATCTTCTTCATTGAAGAGCACTTACATAGTACACATGGCAAAATCTGAAATGCCAGAGAGTTTTGAGCACCATACTTTGTGGTATGAATCTTCTTTACAATCTGTATCTGATTCAGCTGAAATGATGTATACTTATGAAAACGCGATCCATGGATTCTCCACCAGGTTAACACCGGAGGAAGCCCGTTTGCTTGAGAGTCAGACGGGCATTCTTGCGGTGTTACCTGAAGTGAAGTACGAGCTTCACACAACAAGAACTCCTCAGTTTCTTGGTCTTGATAAAAGTGCAGATATGTTTCCTGAGTCAAGCTCAGGAAACGAAGTTGTCGTTGGTGTTTTAGACACCGGTGTTTGGCCTGAAAGCAAGAGCTTCAACGATGCTGGGTTTGGACCTATACCCACAACATGGAAAGGCGCGTGTGAATCAGGTACAAATTTCACAGCTGCAAATTGCAACAAAAAGTTGATAGGAGCAAGATTCTTTTCAAAGGGAGTTGAAGCCATGTTAGGTCCTATTGATGAAACCACAGAGTCCAAATCTCCCCGAGACGACGACGGCCACGGCACTCACACCTCATCAACAGCAGCAGGCTCAGTCGTTCCCGACGCAAGCTTATTTGGTTACGCTTCGGGAACGGCGCGTGGGATGGCCACACGCGCTAGGGTTGCTGTTTATAAAGTTTGTTGGAAAGGTGGTTGTTTTAGTTCCGACATTTTGGCCGCTATTGACAAAGCCATTTCGGACAACGTCAATGTTCTGTCACTTTCTCTTGGTGGTGGAATGTCTGATTATTTCAGAGACAGTGTAGCTATTGGTGCTTTTTCTGCGATGGAGAAAGGAATTCTAGTTTCTTGTTCGGCTGGAAATGCTGGTCCTAGTGCTTATAGTCTCTCCAATGTTGCTCCATGGATTACTACAGTGGGTGCTGGTACTCTTGATCGTGACTTCCCCGCTTCTGTTAGTCTTGGTAACGGACTTAACTACTCCGGTGTGTCGCTTTATCGTGGCAACGCTCTACCAGAGTCTCCGTTACCATTGATCTACGCGGGGAATGCTACTAACGCTACCAATGGGAATTTGTGTATGACGGGAACTTTGTCTCCAGAGTTGGTTGCCGGGAAGATTGTACTATGTGACCGTGGGATGAATGCTAGGGTTCAGAAAGGAGCTGTGGTGAAAGCAGCTGGAGGATTGGGTATGGTTCTGAGCAACACAGCCGCGAATGGCGAGGAGCTTGTAGCAGATACTCATCTTTTACCGGCCACAGCGGTCGGTGAAAGAGAAGGCAATGCAATCAAGAAGTACTTATTTTCCGAAGCAAAACCAACAGTGAAGATTGTGTTTCAAGGAACTAAGGTTGGAGTTGAGCCTTCACCGGTTGTCGCGGCATTTAGCTCACGTGGACCTAATTCGATCACACCACAGATCTTGAAACCTGACCTAATAGCACCAGGTGTCAACATCTTAGCGGGGTGGTCGAAGGCAGTAGGTCCCACTGGCTTAGCCGTTGATGAGAGacgtgtagattttaacattaTCTCTGGAACATCCATGTCCTGCCCTCATGTGAGTGGTTTAGCTGCTTTGATCAAATCGGCTCATCCTGATTGGAGCCCAGCCGCTGTTAGATCAGCTCTTATGACAACAGCTTATATAGCTTACAAAAACGGTAACAAATTGCAAGATAGTGCAACTGGAAAATCTTCTACACCGTTTGATCATGGATCAGGACACGTGGACCCTGTTGCAGCCCTTAATCCTGGTTTGGTTTATGATTTAACTGCAGATGATTATCTAGGTTTCCTTTGTGCTTTAAACTATACAGCAACACAAATCACATCTTTAGCAAGAAGAAAATTCCAGTGTGACGCGGGTAAAAAATACAGTGTGTCTGATCTTAATTACCCTTCTTTTGCGGTTGTTTTTGATACCATGGGTGGGGCCAACGTAGTCAAACACACGAGAATCCTCACAAACGTGGGACCCGCAGGAACATACAAAGCTTCTGTAACATCGGATTCAAAGAATGTGAAAATAACGGTTGAGCCTGAAGAGTTAAGTTTCAAAGcaaatgagaagaaaagtttTACTGTAACGTTTACTTCTTCGGGTTCAACCCCTCAGAAGTTGAATGGTTTTGGAAGATTGGAATGGACTAATGGAAAGAACGTGGTTGGAAGCCCAATTTCGATTAGTTGGgattaa
- the LOC11410838 gene encoding probable prolyl 4-hydroxylase 9, whose protein sequence is MRIKTVKSSNWSLRTNKLTFPYVFLICIFFFLAGFFGSTLFSHSQDGDGYGLRPRPRLLDSTKETEYNLMTAGEFGDDSITSIPFQVLSWKPRALYFPNFATAEQCENIVSVAKAGLKPSSLALRKGETTENTKGIRTSSGVFLSASRDKTKTLEAIEEKIARATMIPRSHGEAFNILRYEVGQRYNSHYDAFNPDEYGPQKSQRVASFLLYLTDVEEGGETMFPFENGLNMDGTYGYEDCVGLRVKPRQGDGLLFYSLLPNGTIDQTSLHGSCPVIKGEKWVATKWIRNLDQEDDD, encoded by the exons ATGAGAATCAAAACAGTTAAATCATCAAATTGGAGCTTAAGAACAAACAAACTCACTTTCCCTTACGTATTTCTCATAtgcatcttcttcttcctcgcTGGTTTCTTTGGTTCAACTCTCTTTTCTCATTCTCAG GATGGAGATGGATATGGATTGAGACCGAGACCGAGGCTGCTTGATTCGACGAAGGAGACAGAATATAATTTGATGACTGCTGGGGAGTTTGGTGATGATTCCATTACATCAATTCCTTTTCAG gttttgagCTGGAAGCCACGAGCTCTGTATTTTCCTAATTTTGCAACTGCTGAACAATGTGAAAACATAGTTTCTGTGGCAAAGGCCGGACTCAAACCATCATCATTGGCTTTGCGTAAGGGAGAAACTACGGAGAATACCAAGGGAATTAGAACAAG CTCTGGTGTGTTTCTTAGTGCTTCTAGGGATAAAACAAAGACTTTAGAGGCCATTGAGGAGAAAATTGCGAGAGCAACAATGATTCCTAGGAGTCATGGAGAG GCCTTTAATATCCTACGCTATGAGGTTGGTCAAAGATATAATTCACATTATGATGCATTCAATCCTGACGAATATGGGCCACAAAAGAGCCAAAGG GTGGCTTCATTTTTGCTGTATTTAACTGATGTTGAGGAAGGTGGCGAGACTATGTTTCCATTTGAG AATGGCTTGAACATGGATGGTACCTATGGGTACGAAGACTGCGTTGGTTTAAGAGTAAAGCCAAGACAGGGGGATGGACTTCTATTTTATTCACTGCTCCCCAACGGGACAATCGATCAG ACATCACTGCATGGGAGCTGCCCTGTGATAAAAGGGGAGAAGTGGGTGGCAACGAAGTGGATAAGGAATCTAGATCAAGAAGATGATGATTAG
- the LOC11409815 gene encoding uncharacterized protein At2g23090 has protein sequence MGGGNGQKAKMARERNLEKQKQAGKGSQLEKNKKAMSIQCKVCMQTFICTTSEVKCKEHAEARHPKSDLFTCFPHLKPEA, from the exons ATGGGTGGAGGTAACGGTCAAAAGGCTAAGATGGCTCGCGAGAGGAACCTCGAGAAGCAGAAGCAGGCTGGCAAAG GAAGCCAgcttgaaaaaaacaaaaaagctaTGTCAATTCAG TGCAAGGTGTGCATGCAAACATTTATCTGCACCACATCAGAAGTGAAGTGCAAGGAGCATGCTGAGGCAAGACACCCAAAATCTGATCTCTTCACTTGTTTTCCTCATCTTAAACCAGAAGCCTGA